A stretch of the Bombyx mori chromosome 14, ASM3026992v2 genome encodes the following:
- the LOC101745800 gene encoding prostatic acid phosphatase isoform X1 — MLMSWTTQAVATMAPFARRTNKMLKYLIFVYLLMQVNTSPGNVTNREANDDMELLMVYFVNRHGERAPDDVELSLSDQQEELKSLTHVEGPEGLTNVGKRRAYQIGKFIRQRYGSEGSKILSKVYLKDEILVRSTDKDRTKMTALVAMSAAYPPEPVQQWDESLGKIWQPVPYYSVPLNEDYLRYFSNCDRFVELMRNAKDESIRQEFAPYLDVMQLLSRRTGQNFVENPLLLQALFDLFRSSLALGLNIPEWAKPFLESLSEGARLAYKLYFRTNEMKKIAGGVLLNKFTEQALIAASGKEIKPRLHVFSSHDFNLGAFMEVSRVRSNHGIPEYGAAFALELYRSKVTGELSVLPVYLPQAGDSTPQVLQVNGCDANPCGLTKFMELTKDFLLPEHEYYRICNIKTEL, encoded by the exons ATGTTAATGTCATGGACGACGCAGGCCGTAGCGACAATGGCGCCGTTCGCACGCCGCACGAAT AAAATgctgaaatatttaatattcgtCTATTTGCTGATGCAAGTGAACACATCCCCCGGCAACGTCACCAACCGGGAGGCGAACGATGACATGGAACTGTTGATGGTTTATTTT GTGAACAGACATGGCGAGAGAGCTCCCGATGATGTGGAGCTTTCTCTTTCTGATCAGCAGGAAGAACTGAAGAGCCTCACTCACGTAGAAGGTCCTGAAGGCTTGACCAAC GTCGGTAAAAGAAGGGCATACCAAATTGGCAAGTTCATCCGTCAGCGCTACGGATCCGAGGGTTCGAAAATCTTATCCAAAGTCTACCTGAAGGATGAGATTCTCGTTAGAAGCACAGATAAGGATCGGACGAAGATGACGGCGCTAGTAGCCATGTCTGCTGCCTACCCCCCGGAACCAGTTCAGCAATGGGATGAGTCACTGGGAAAGATCTGGCAGCCAGTCCCTTACTACTCTGTTCCACTAAACGAGGATTAT CTTCGCTACTTCTCCAACTGCGACAGGTTTGTGGAGCTGATGAGGAACGCCAAGGACGAATCCATTCGGCAAGAATTCGCACCGTACCTGGACGTCATGCAGTTGCTCTCGAGGAGAACCGGCCAGAATTTTGTTGAGAACCCGCTGCTTCTGCAAGCCCTGTTCGACTTATTCAGGAGCTCG TTGGCCCTTGGTTTGAACATACCGGAGTGGGCAAAGCCCTTTCTGGAGAGCTTAAGCGAAGGAGCCAGGCTCGCCTACAAGTTGTACTTCAGaactaatgaaatgaaaaaaattgctGGAG GGGTCCTACTCAACAAGTTCACAGAACAGGCCCTGATCGCGGCATCAGGTAAAGAGATCAAGCCCCGTCTCCACGTATTCTCCTCGCACGACTTCAACTTGGGCGCGTTCATGGAGGTGTCCAGGGTCCGCAGCAACCACGGCATCCCGGAGTACGGCGCTGCTTTCGCATTAGAACTGTACCGGTCGAAGGTCACAGGAGAACTTAGCGTCTTG CCGGTGTACCTTCCGCAAGCAGGAGACTCCACGCCCCAGGTGTTGCAGGTCAACGGCTGCGACGCAAACCCCTGCGGCCTGACAAAGTTCATGGAATTGACTAAAGATTTCCTACTACCCGAACATGAATATTACAGAATATGTAACATTAAGACAGAGTTATAA
- the LOC101745800 gene encoding prostatic acid phosphatase isoform X2, which produces MLKYLIFVYLLMQVNTSPGNVTNREANDDMELLMVYFVNRHGERAPDDVELSLSDQQEELKSLTHVEGPEGLTNVGKRRAYQIGKFIRQRYGSEGSKILSKVYLKDEILVRSTDKDRTKMTALVAMSAAYPPEPVQQWDESLGKIWQPVPYYSVPLNEDYLRYFSNCDRFVELMRNAKDESIRQEFAPYLDVMQLLSRRTGQNFVENPLLLQALFDLFRSSLALGLNIPEWAKPFLESLSEGARLAYKLYFRTNEMKKIAGGVLLNKFTEQALIAASGKEIKPRLHVFSSHDFNLGAFMEVSRVRSNHGIPEYGAAFALELYRSKVTGELSVLPVYLPQAGDSTPQVLQVNGCDANPCGLTKFMELTKDFLLPEHEYYRICNIKTEL; this is translated from the exons ATgctgaaatatttaatattcgtCTATTTGCTGATGCAAGTGAACACATCCCCCGGCAACGTCACCAACCGGGAGGCGAACGATGACATGGAACTGTTGATGGTTTATTTT GTGAACAGACATGGCGAGAGAGCTCCCGATGATGTGGAGCTTTCTCTTTCTGATCAGCAGGAAGAACTGAAGAGCCTCACTCACGTAGAAGGTCCTGAAGGCTTGACCAAC GTCGGTAAAAGAAGGGCATACCAAATTGGCAAGTTCATCCGTCAGCGCTACGGATCCGAGGGTTCGAAAATCTTATCCAAAGTCTACCTGAAGGATGAGATTCTCGTTAGAAGCACAGATAAGGATCGGACGAAGATGACGGCGCTAGTAGCCATGTCTGCTGCCTACCCCCCGGAACCAGTTCAGCAATGGGATGAGTCACTGGGAAAGATCTGGCAGCCAGTCCCTTACTACTCTGTTCCACTAAACGAGGATTAT CTTCGCTACTTCTCCAACTGCGACAGGTTTGTGGAGCTGATGAGGAACGCCAAGGACGAATCCATTCGGCAAGAATTCGCACCGTACCTGGACGTCATGCAGTTGCTCTCGAGGAGAACCGGCCAGAATTTTGTTGAGAACCCGCTGCTTCTGCAAGCCCTGTTCGACTTATTCAGGAGCTCG TTGGCCCTTGGTTTGAACATACCGGAGTGGGCAAAGCCCTTTCTGGAGAGCTTAAGCGAAGGAGCCAGGCTCGCCTACAAGTTGTACTTCAGaactaatgaaatgaaaaaaattgctGGAG GGGTCCTACTCAACAAGTTCACAGAACAGGCCCTGATCGCGGCATCAGGTAAAGAGATCAAGCCCCGTCTCCACGTATTCTCCTCGCACGACTTCAACTTGGGCGCGTTCATGGAGGTGTCCAGGGTCCGCAGCAACCACGGCATCCCGGAGTACGGCGCTGCTTTCGCATTAGAACTGTACCGGTCGAAGGTCACAGGAGAACTTAGCGTCTTG CCGGTGTACCTTCCGCAAGCAGGAGACTCCACGCCCCAGGTGTTGCAGGTCAACGGCTGCGACGCAAACCCCTGCGGCCTGACAAAGTTCATGGAATTGACTAAAGATTTCCTACTACCCGAACATGAATATTACAGAATATGTAACATTAAGACAGAGTTATAA